A window from Pseudobutyrivibrio ruminis HUN009 encodes these proteins:
- a CDS encoding 4Fe-4S binding protein translates to MAKKKASVNVASCVACGVCRLQCPRQAISIYKGCYAIVDENLCVGCGLCAKACPASVIEVKERDVING, encoded by the coding sequence ATGGCAAAGAAAAAAGCAAGTGTAAATGTAGCAAGCTGCGTTGCATGCGGTGTTTGTAGGCTGCAGTGCCCGAGGCAAGCTATATCTATCTACAAAGGATGTTATGCCATTGTAGATGAAAATCTATGTGTGGGGTGCGGATTGTGCGCTAAAGCATGTCCTGCAAGTGTTATCGAAGTGAAAGAGAGGGATGTGATAAATGGCTAA
- a CDS encoding winged helix-turn-helix transcriptional regulator gives MKKEPLCDEIAGEGCGLKKVLNIVGGKWKIMILCVIDNNEIVRYGDLRRSVFGITNTMLAQSLKELENDGLVHRTQYDEMPVRVEYTLTDKAKSMIPILLQLKKWGEENL, from the coding sequence ATGAAAAAAGAACCATTATGTGATGAAATCGCCGGCGAAGGCTGCGGATTAAAGAAAGTACTTAATATTGTAGGTGGCAAATGGAAAATCATGATCTTATGTGTCATCGACAATAACGAAATTGTAAGATATGGAGATTTACGCCGCTCAGTATTTGGGATTACAAACACTATGCTGGCTCAATCTCTAAAAGAATTAGAAAATGATGGATTGGTTCATCGCACTCAGTACGATGAAATGCCAGTAAGGGTAGAGTACACTCTCACTGACAAAGCCAAGTCCATGATACCTATTCTTCTTCAATTAAAAAAATGGGGAGAGGAAAATCTGTAA
- a CDS encoding 4Fe-4S binding protein has product MANKKKHWYNYLWIWSIIYFALGFFNILFAWLGLIDFILPLIFAIVGGNKWFCNNMCGRGQLFWVLGRNVGCSRKKPAPKWLSSKWFRYGFLTFFMTMFGTMVFQTYQVFAGAGTLRKAIKLFWTFKVPWKWAYSGSVFPDWVAQFGYGFYSLMLTSTLIGLIVMVLYKERTWCTFCPMGTMTQGVCQIKEKGAK; this is encoded by the coding sequence ATGGCTAATAAGAAAAAGCATTGGTACAATTACCTTTGGATTTGGAGCATCATCTATTTCGCACTAGGATTTTTTAATATTTTATTTGCATGGCTAGGATTAATTGATTTTATCCTGCCGCTGATATTTGCAATAGTAGGTGGCAACAAATGGTTCTGCAACAATATGTGTGGAAGAGGGCAGCTGTTTTGGGTATTAGGTAGAAATGTAGGATGTTCCAGAAAGAAACCTGCGCCAAAGTGGCTTTCTTCAAAATGGTTTCGATATGGATTTTTGACATTTTTCATGACTATGTTTGGAACCATGGTATTCCAAACATATCAAGTTTTTGCAGGTGCTGGCACACTAAGAAAAGCTATAAAACTATTTTGGACATTCAAAGTGCCTTGGAAATGGGCCTATTCAGGAAGCGTATTCCCTGATTGGGTGGCTCAGTTTGGATATGGATTTTACAGTCTGATGCTTACATCTACTTTGATTGGACTTATAGTAATGGTACTATATAAAGAAAGAACCTGGTGTACATTTTGCCCTATGGGAACCATGACTCAGGGCGTATGTCAGATAAAAGAAAAAGGAGCAAAGTAA
- a CDS encoding plasmid recombination protein yields the protein MRATRHNGRAGSYGVFNPKHNDREFDLDNNPDINPEMTPYNIYWNCFQGFTTHKDKGKNWMNFHEVELNYYRLHFSDWLDDQNERHVKAGHKNRVKEMEQIVSNRQRCPEETIYQIGNMEETIDYEILAKIVSETIQEINNRYGQYVTTLTWGLHVDEKTPHIHERHVFHSPNEKGFDMPVQDKTLEMMGFELPDKTKPRDKFNNRKVSYDEACRKIFLECCRKNGLEIEAVPIYGGRKHLEKAEFINSQINLKNQALIIENGKLLFDNDKLKEKQSELENKIADEETLVKNITDIAYEKACTVLVDEIVEKSNIEEMTQIKKLRNWISSDKCKAPKKSKQFAIAQFDLLDSLIKKAKQNIVSRIKATLASPEKKEALVKEINDKAKPSIIALLNQHKTKVNDNKPDKKHKHSISEVEL from the coding sequence ATGCGAGCAACAAGACACAATGGAAGGGCTGGTTCTTATGGCGTTTTTAATCCAAAACATAACGATAGAGAATTTGACCTTGATAATAATCCAGACATTAATCCTGAAATGACTCCTTACAATATTTATTGGAATTGCTTCCAAGGATTTACCACTCATAAAGACAAAGGAAAGAACTGGATGAACTTCCACGAAGTGGAACTCAATTACTACAGATTGCATTTTTCTGATTGGCTAGATGATCAAAATGAAAGACATGTTAAAGCTGGACACAAGAACAGAGTTAAAGAAATGGAACAGATTGTCAGTAACAGACAAAGATGTCCTGAGGAAACAATTTATCAAATTGGAAATATGGAAGAAACAATTGATTATGAAATTCTTGCAAAGATAGTTTCTGAGACTATTCAAGAAATTAACAACCGTTATGGTCAGTATGTTACTACTCTTACTTGGGGACTCCATGTTGATGAAAAGACTCCTCACATTCATGAAAGGCATGTTTTTCATTCTCCAAATGAGAAAGGTTTTGACATGCCAGTGCAAGATAAGACTTTAGAAATGATGGGATTTGAATTGCCCGATAAGACAAAGCCTAGAGACAAATTCAACAATAGAAAGGTTAGCTATGATGAAGCATGCAGAAAAATATTTTTGGAATGTTGTAGAAAGAATGGATTAGAAATAGAAGCAGTTCCAATTTATGGTGGAAGAAAACATTTAGAAAAAGCCGAATTTATCAATAGCCAGATTAATCTAAAGAACCAGGCTCTCATTATTGAAAATGGAAAGCTTCTTTTTGATAATGACAAACTTAAAGAAAAGCAATCTGAACTTGAAAACAAAATTGCTGATGAGGAGACACTGGTAAAAAACATTACTGATATCGCATACGAAAAAGCATGCACTGTTTTGGTAGATGAAATTGTAGAAAAATCTAATATTGAAGAAATGACTCAGATTAAGAAACTCAGAAATTGGATTTCCTCAGATAAATGTAAAGCTCCAAAAAAATCGAAGCAGTTTGCCATAGCTCAATTTGATTTACTAGATAGCCTTATTAAGAAAGCAAAGCAAAACATTGTAAGTAGAATTAAAGCAACTCTAGCCTCTCCTGAAAAGAAAGAAGCACTAGTAAAAGAAATAAACGATAAGGCTAAGCCAAGCATAATAGCATTACTAAATCAGCATAAGACTAAGGTTAACGATAACAAGCCAGATAAAAAGCACAAGCATAGTATCAGCGAGGTAGAACTATAA
- a CDS encoding methionine ABC transporter permease translates to MFDSQVINMILEGIRDTLYMTIVSTLIAYILGLPLGILLKVTSKDGLKPNVVVYRILDVICNVVRSIPFLILLILLIPFTRFVVGKSYGSTATIVPLVVCAAPYIARMVESSLNEVDPGVIEAAKSMGASNWDIVFKVMLVEARTSLIVGATITTGNILGYSAMSGTVGGGGLGDIAVRYGYYRWQTDIMIVTVILLIILFQIIQNVGMKVASNLDKRK, encoded by the coding sequence ATGTTTGATTCACAGGTTATTAATATGATTTTAGAGGGTATTCGTGATACTCTTTACATGACAATTGTTTCTACTTTAATTGCATATATTTTAGGATTACCACTTGGAATTCTTCTCAAGGTCACAAGCAAGGATGGCCTTAAGCCTAACGTAGTAGTTTATAGAATTTTGGATGTTATATGTAACGTAGTTCGTTCAATACCATTCCTTATTCTTCTTATTTTATTAATTCCATTTACAAGATTTGTTGTTGGAAAGAGCTACGGCTCAACAGCTACAATTGTTCCTCTTGTAGTTTGCGCTGCACCTTATATTGCACGTATGGTAGAGTCTTCTCTTAATGAAGTGGACCCAGGTGTTATTGAGGCTGCAAAGTCAATGGGCGCAAGCAATTGGGATATTGTGTTTAAGGTAATGCTTGTTGAAGCCCGCACATCTCTTATTGTAGGTGCTACTATCACAACTGGAAATATCCTTGGATATTCTGCAATGTCTGGTACAGTTGGTGGTGGCGGACTTGGTGATATCGCCGTTCGCTATGGCTACTACAGATGGCAGACAGATATTATGATTGTCACTGTTATTCTTTTGATTATCTTGTTCCAGATTATTCAAAATGTTGGAATGAAAGTTGCTAGTAATTTAGATAAGAGAAAGTAG
- a CDS encoding tyrosine-type recombinase/integrase, producing the protein MKCKLERKYEEALKDVHHNKLCQLSDGRWKTKNPQIARKTRFELLEALYEYYFGTKILTIAEVFEQWIEEYKQDTLLGHRSILTYERYKSDWIRFYDGSALASMNIGDVKVSTIKSHYKAICANGAISRKTLNNAKTILNHVFDFAVDHDYVSANAARSVNTRDIHCKEVNNELKVYSNEEREKIITQAELEDDVFARAIILMFCSCTRIGEIRALKWEDVDFENRTMYIHREMVRRKDSSGHEYFECVNHTKSGLKEGNRMQPLSDKAVEVLKTQRRANPFGEYVFLYKAAPLVSNTINHHLMRICERADVPYMSSHKIRFWSVTNMYANGMQQADIQRMAGHADPATTDHYKRVSRLGDIDTDSWNEMFG; encoded by the coding sequence ATGAAATGCAAACTAGAACGTAAATACGAAGAAGCACTAAAAGATGTGCATCACAACAAGTTATGCCAGCTGTCCGATGGACGTTGGAAAACAAAGAATCCACAGATTGCCAGAAAGACTCGCTTTGAACTTTTAGAAGCACTCTATGAGTACTATTTCGGCACTAAGATTCTTACCATTGCAGAAGTCTTTGAACAATGGATTGAGGAATACAAGCAGGATACCCTTCTTGGGCATAGGTCTATTCTCACATATGAAAGATATAAAAGTGATTGGATTAGATTCTATGATGGTTCTGCCCTTGCATCAATGAATATCGGTGATGTAAAGGTTTCAACAATCAAGAGTCATTACAAGGCTATCTGTGCAAATGGAGCAATCTCCAGAAAGACTCTTAACAATGCAAAAACAATATTAAATCATGTTTTTGACTTTGCTGTAGACCATGATTATGTTTCTGCCAATGCAGCTCGTTCTGTCAACACCAGAGACATTCACTGCAAGGAAGTTAACAATGAATTAAAAGTCTACTCCAATGAAGAGCGTGAAAAGATAATCACTCAGGCTGAGCTCGAAGATGATGTTTTTGCAAGAGCTATCATCCTTATGTTTTGTTCGTGTACACGTATTGGTGAAATCAGAGCTCTTAAATGGGAAGATGTGGATTTTGAAAACAGAACAATGTATATCCACAGGGAAATGGTCAGAAGGAAGGATTCCAGCGGGCATGAGTATTTTGAATGTGTAAATCACACTAAATCAGGTCTAAAGGAAGGCAATCGTATGCAACCTTTATCTGATAAGGCTGTTGAAGTTCTTAAGACTCAGAGGCGAGCTAATCCCTTTGGAGAGTATGTATTCCTTTACAAGGCAGCACCACTTGTATCAAACACTATCAATCATCATTTGATGAGGATATGTGAACGAGCAGATGTGCCTTACATGTCTAGCCACAAGATAAGATTCTGGTCAGTAACTAACATGTATGCAAATGGAATGCAGCAAGCTGATATTCAGCGAATGGCAGGTCATGCCGATCCAGCTACAACAGACCACTATAAGAGAGTATCACGACTTGGTGATATTGATACTGATAGTTGGAATGAGATGTTTGGATAA
- a CDS encoding CHC2 zinc finger domain-containing protein, with product MNVFNVAKAAVSAKDVAAFCGININRNNMCLCPFHNDKHPSMKIDKRYFCFACGAKGDAIDFVSAYFGLGLKDAAIKICDDFNLSYDSSYHHPPQNIKPKKSDEQIFKEANDYCFKVLSDYLHLLKEWKIEYAPKDESEEWHPYFCEALNEISHVEYLLDILLYGEVSDRAFLIQDYRKKVIDIERRINEHTARRKANDKRFSRMHGECR from the coding sequence ATGAATGTATTTAATGTTGCAAAGGCAGCTGTATCCGCTAAGGATGTAGCTGCCTTTTGTGGAATAAATATCAATAGAAACAATATGTGCCTCTGCCCATTTCATAATGACAAGCACCCTAGCATGAAAATAGATAAAAGATATTTTTGTTTTGCCTGTGGAGCTAAGGGTGATGCAATTGATTTTGTTTCCGCATACTTTGGGTTAGGTTTGAAAGATGCAGCCATCAAGATATGTGATGATTTTAATCTATCTTACGACAGCAGTTATCATCACCCACCACAAAATATAAAGCCTAAGAAATCTGATGAGCAGATTTTCAAGGAAGCAAATGATTACTGTTTTAAGGTTCTATCAGATTATTTGCACCTATTAAAAGAATGGAAAATTGAATATGCGCCTAAGGATGAATCAGAAGAATGGCATCCTTATTTTTGCGAAGCTCTGAATGAAATCAGCCATGTAGAGTATCTGCTAGATATCTTACTTTACGGCGAGGTTTCGGACAGAGCTTTTTTAATACAAGACTATAGAAAGAAGGTGATTGATATTGAGCGACGAATTAATGAACATACCGCAAGACGTAAGGCAAACGATAAAAGATTTAGCCGCATGCATGGAGAGTGCCGCTGA
- a CDS encoding DNA polymerase Y family protein, with protein MSDRLIFHIDVNSAFVSWSAVEMLKNGGPDLREVPSIVGGDPDSRRSIVAAKSIPAKKYGIVTGEPVSSALRKCPNLVIAGSNFDWYVKCSRAFKAICQEYTPTMQSFSIDEVFLDMSGMNLIYPDPIAAAYEIKDRIYKELGFTVNVGVASNKLCAKMASDFEKPNKVHTLFQNEIESKMWPLPVEDLFTCGKSTSARLRSLGIFTIGELAKYPVEQLTMLLGERGAVHFHNYANGIDDSPVLQEAEDAKGYSAETTVEEDLVDIESINRLLLAQTDVVAARMRADEGKCRCIGVTFRNLDFVNKSHQKKLQEATDVTDIIFETAKQLIRESWHGEPLRLLGLSLSDIERDGFEQMSLFQDENKEKRKALDSTLDSIRGKYGNSAVQRASTIDTSKNINRRNQ; from the coding sequence ATGAGTGATAGATTAATATTTCATATTGATGTTAATAGTGCTTTTGTTTCTTGGTCTGCGGTGGAGATGCTAAAAAATGGCGGGCCTGATTTGCGTGAAGTTCCATCAATAGTTGGTGGCGATCCAGATTCTAGAAGAAGCATTGTAGCGGCAAAATCAATTCCTGCAAAGAAATATGGAATTGTTACTGGGGAGCCTGTTTCCAGTGCTCTTAGAAAATGTCCTAATCTTGTAATTGCTGGCTCCAATTTTGATTGGTATGTAAAATGTTCCAGAGCCTTCAAAGCGATATGCCAGGAATATACACCTACGATGCAATCTTTTTCAATTGATGAAGTATTCTTGGATATGTCTGGTATGAATCTTATTTATCCAGATCCAATTGCTGCAGCTTATGAGATAAAGGATCGAATCTATAAAGAGCTTGGATTTACTGTTAATGTGGGTGTGGCTTCTAATAAATTATGTGCCAAAATGGCTAGCGACTTTGAGAAGCCAAATAAGGTGCACACCCTATTTCAAAATGAAATAGAAAGCAAAATGTGGCCTTTACCAGTGGAGGATTTATTTACATGCGGCAAATCTACATCAGCAAGGCTTAGAAGCTTAGGAATATTTACAATTGGTGAATTGGCGAAATATCCAGTAGAGCAATTGACAATGCTTCTTGGAGAACGTGGGGCTGTGCATTTTCATAATTACGCAAATGGTATAGATGATTCTCCAGTGCTTCAGGAGGCAGAGGATGCAAAGGGATATTCTGCAGAAACAACGGTTGAGGAAGATTTAGTAGATATAGAAAGTATCAACCGTCTGCTTTTGGCTCAGACGGATGTAGTCGCAGCACGTATGAGAGCCGATGAGGGAAAATGTAGATGCATAGGTGTCACATTTAGAAACCTTGATTTTGTAAATAAATCACATCAGAAAAAGCTTCAGGAAGCTACAGATGTAACAGATATTATTTTTGAAACTGCTAAGCAATTAATAAGAGAAAGCTGGCATGGTGAACCTCTTAGACTGTTGGGACTGTCTCTATCAGATATAGAAAGAGATGGATTTGAGCAGATGTCGTTATTTCAGGATGAGAATAAAGAGAAGAGAAAGGCATTGGACTCTACACTGGATTCCATAAGAGGAAAATATGGAAATAGTGCAGTGCAGCGAGCCAGCACCATTGATACTAGTAAAAATATCAACAGACGGAATCAATAA
- a CDS encoding DNA primase family protein, which yields MNIPQDVRQTIKDLAACMESAADDANWFDGKKIDEVAFCNWFITKHPLKYVGGLFYDIDGVMKKERLEKEIVDELKPYVKSALVRKANQIIDALRLEAMCDELPKHTDRVHFKNGTFFLEGGFIPDKEFCSNRLPISYNPNAKSPDTWLKFLDELLYPEDIQTLQEFMGYTFIPTTKAQAMLMLIGSGGEGKSRVGVVCRNLLGDNMNICGINKLSYDRFCPADQEGKLLMIDDDMKMEALSDTGTLKAIVTMEDKMDLERKSQQSYQGYLYVRIMVFGNGALSSLYDKSDGFYRRQITIRVKDKPVGRTDDRNLSEKLAMETEGIALWCLDGLKRLVNNGFHFSISDRTIQNQNEMRIDEDSIMDFFESEGYVEFSPEAIATTKDLYEAYTMWCADNLIKPRSENSFSREIKQRANKLGITYLKNATIGNKTSRGYKGICALHTLKDVPFKNDKGS from the coding sequence ATGAACATACCGCAAGACGTAAGGCAAACGATAAAAGATTTAGCCGCATGCATGGAGAGTGCCGCTGATGATGCCAATTGGTTTGATGGCAAGAAAATAGATGAAGTAGCCTTTTGTAATTGGTTTATAACAAAGCATCCGCTTAAATATGTTGGTGGTCTTTTCTATGACATTGATGGTGTCATGAAAAAAGAACGCCTTGAAAAAGAAATTGTGGATGAACTAAAACCATATGTTAAATCTGCGCTAGTACGAAAGGCAAATCAGATAATTGATGCTCTTCGACTTGAAGCTATGTGTGATGAGCTTCCTAAACACACTGATAGAGTGCATTTCAAAAATGGCACATTCTTTTTGGAAGGTGGCTTTATACCTGATAAAGAGTTTTGTTCTAACAGGTTGCCTATCAGCTATAACCCAAATGCAAAATCACCTGATACATGGTTAAAGTTCTTAGATGAGCTTTTGTATCCAGAAGATATACAGACACTTCAGGAATTCATGGGATATACATTTATTCCTACAACAAAAGCCCAGGCCATGCTGATGCTCATAGGAAGTGGTGGTGAAGGAAAATCTAGAGTTGGTGTTGTATGCAGAAATCTTCTTGGTGACAACATGAACATCTGTGGAATTAATAAACTATCCTACGACAGGTTCTGCCCTGCAGATCAAGAAGGAAAACTTCTTATGATTGACGATGATATGAAGATGGAAGCTCTATCTGATACTGGAACATTAAAAGCCATTGTAACAATGGAAGACAAAATGGATTTGGAACGTAAAAGTCAGCAAAGCTATCAGGGTTATCTATATGTACGAATCATGGTATTTGGCAATGGTGCTCTCAGCTCTCTTTATGATAAATCAGATGGATTTTATCGAAGACAAATAACAATCCGTGTTAAAGATAAGCCTGTAGGACGAACTGATGATAGAAACTTATCAGAAAAGCTTGCCATGGAAACAGAAGGTATCGCTCTATGGTGCCTAGACGGACTAAAACGCCTGGTAAATAATGGATTTCATTTTTCAATCAGCGACAGAACTATTCAAAATCAAAACGAAATGAGGATTGATGAAGACAGTATAATGGATTTCTTTGAATCCGAAGGCTATGTTGAATTTTCGCCAGAGGCAATAGCCACCACTAAAGATTTATATGAAGCCTACACCATGTGGTGTGCAGATAACCTTATAAAGCCACGCTCAGAAAATTCATTTTCAAGAGAAATAAAGCAGCGTGCTAACAAATTAGGAATTACCTATCTAAAAAATGCGACTATAGGCAACAAAACATCAAGAGGCTACAAAGGAATATGTGCTCTGCATACCCTTAAGGATGTGCCATTTAAGAATGATAAAGGCTCATAG
- a CDS encoding C-GCAxxG-C-C family protein yields the protein MTIEERADIAANLKATGQCNCTQSVLKVFEDKMDISSEELTKLAAGFAAGMGCMESTCGALIGVVMVAGMATDGKGTPRYSKEIVSKFNEKCGATICKDLKGITTGQVLCECPDCVRNAVLSLGETVEI from the coding sequence ATGACAATAGAGGAAAGAGCTGATATAGCTGCTAATTTAAAGGCAACAGGACAGTGCAATTGCACACAGTCTGTACTTAAGGTATTTGAAGATAAAATGGATATTTCTTCAGAGGAGCTTACAAAGCTTGCTGCTGGTTTTGCAGCAGGAATGGGCTGTATGGAGAGCACATGTGGTGCTCTTATTGGAGTTGTCATGGTAGCTGGTATGGCTACTGACGGAAAGGGCACACCTAGATACTCTAAGGAAATCGTAAGCAAGTTTAACGAAAAGTGTGGCGCTACAATCTGCAAGGATTTAAAGGGAATCACAACAGGACAGGTGCTCTGTGAATGCCCTGATTGTGTCAGAAACGCAGTGCTTTCTCTGGGAGAGACTGTGGAGATATAA
- a CDS encoding zinc ribbon domain-containing protein, translating into MYCRKCGRKILDDSSFCSFCGEKILSIDDNVNVLNTNTRSNNNLSNEHQMENESCKTTNIIDANSSSDINRFKCSACGKDCNHVEVVDGFDFCDECKNNYTLLLETHSVIAQHYFNNIHNDNMPSSLKQKLLHLMTSSNNNLNNNSGSGTVYSHNNNPGINTIYTQNNISKIHIRIAIAMLIGVVVIFCIAGISSNNEVNEKAAADEAFDAELNEYSAYNGQIFVKPGYERVCPLTVKTSGTYDYYVYLDYIGAPDYSTTSRETDGTSNHESDMSFYIKGGETLDIDIPIGKYDFYYCSGETFYGPEDKFGSSSSYYKADTVFTFYTDDEYYQGASVTLYTVANGNMDTDPIDAADFPN; encoded by the coding sequence ATGTATTGTAGAAAATGCGGAAGAAAAATACTTGATGACAGTTCTTTCTGCTCTTTCTGTGGGGAGAAAATTTTAAGTATAGATGATAATGTGAATGTGCTAAATACAAATACTCGAAGCAATAATAATCTCTCAAATGAACATCAAATGGAAAATGAAAGTTGCAAAACAACAAATATTATAGATGCTAACAGCAGTAGTGATATCAATAGATTTAAATGTAGTGCATGTGGCAAAGATTGTAACCATGTTGAAGTTGTAGATGGTTTTGATTTTTGCGATGAATGTAAAAATAATTATACTTTACTTCTAGAAACACATTCTGTCATAGCGCAACATTATTTTAATAATATTCACAATGATAATATGCCGTCTAGCTTAAAGCAGAAATTATTACATCTTATGACATCAAGTAATAATAATCTTAATAATAATTCTGGAAGCGGCACAGTTTACTCTCACAATAATAATCCTGGAATAAACACTATTTATACTCAAAATAATATATCAAAAATACACATAAGGATAGCAATTGCAATGCTAATAGGAGTGGTGGTAATTTTCTGTATTGCAGGTATTTCCTCTAATAATGAAGTAAATGAAAAAGCAGCAGCTGACGAAGCATTTGATGCGGAATTAAATGAATATAGCGCATACAATGGCCAGATATTTGTAAAGCCAGGGTATGAAAGAGTATGCCCTTTAACAGTAAAAACATCTGGAACATATGACTATTATGTATATTTGGATTATATTGGAGCTCCAGATTATTCTACTACTAGTAGAGAAACTGATGGCACTTCAAATCATGAAAGTGATATGTCTTTTTATATCAAAGGTGGAGAAACCCTTGATATAGATATTCCAATAGGAAAATATGATTTTTATTATTGTAGTGGAGAAACATTTTACGGGCCAGAAGATAAATTTGGAAGTTCTAGTAGTTATTATAAGGCAGATACAGTGTTTACTTTCTATACTGATGATGAATACTATCAAGGTGCATCCGTGACTTTGTATACGGTAGCAAATGGAAACATGGACACAGATCCTATTGATGCAGCTGATTTCCCAAATTAA
- a CDS encoding helix-turn-helix domain-containing protein, with amino-acid sequence MKTKVTLSERLRDLRAERKLTQDDVASATGISSSSISTYESDDTLGIPHFNLVKLADFYGVSLDYLFDKSPIRENVNIEIAELGLDSETLALLKSNKLNNRLLAELMKHPEFKNLLADIEIYVDGNAGILFQALSASINTYREEILHDMPKEKDDIVNRVLEVSKFEEDLYFQNRIQSTLKPILDDLRELHKKDAETSTDVSFSKMFKEKLKDINCYDEDLANTFILTTCKIHDIPRSALTKEQEDVLKSIMLKSKKYKNAVQSRKNSKKKNHK; translated from the coding sequence ATGAAAACTAAGGTGACACTATCAGAAAGACTGCGAGATTTAAGAGCGGAAAGAAAACTAACTCAGGACGATGTTGCTTCAGCAACAGGAATCTCAAGTTCGTCAATTTCTACATATGAAAGTGATGATACACTTGGTATTCCTCATTTTAATTTGGTAAAGCTAGCAGACTTCTATGGTGTTTCTTTGGATTATCTTTTTGATAAATCGCCCATCAGAGAAAATGTAAATATAGAAATAGCTGAACTAGGTTTAGACTCCGAAACATTGGCTTTGCTGAAAAGTAATAAGTTGAATAATCGTTTGTTAGCTGAATTAATGAAGCACCCAGAGTTTAAAAATCTGTTAGCCGATATAGAGATATACGTAGATGGGAATGCTGGAATACTATTTCAGGCTTTATCAGCCTCTATTAATACTTATAGAGAAGAAATATTACATGATATGCCAAAGGAAAAGGATGATATTGTAAATAGAGTGCTTGAAGTAAGTAAATTCGAGGAAGATTTATATTTCCAGAACAGAATACAGTCCACATTGAAACCCATTTTAGATGATTTGCGCGAATTACATAAAAAGGATGCTGAGACTTCTACCGATGTGTCTTTCAGTAAAATGTTTAAAGAAAAATTGAAAGACATTAATTGCTATGATGAGGACTTGGCTAATACTTTTATTCTGACAACTTGTAAGATTCACGATATTCCTAGGTCAGCACTTACTAAGGAGCAGGAGGACGTGCTAAAAAGCATTATGCTGAAATCTAAGAAATATAAAAATGCTGTTCAAAGTAGAAAGAACTCTAAGAAAAAAAATCACAAATAG